The Desulfuromonadales bacterium genome contains a region encoding:
- a CDS encoding GNAT family N-acetyltransferase, whose amino-acid sequence MSEPRPAGESRLIIREMSIDDFSEVFHIGEEVFTAEFSPSLYRTWDEYEVTTLFNSDSELCLVAEAGDSIVGFALGTTVEKHHSPWKYGYLVWLGVKKGLQKARVGERLFREIRRRMQEQGVRMIIIDTDADNLAAIRFFQKQGFGNVQEHVYMTLNLTRPKRKAAEKAP is encoded by the coding sequence ATGTCCGAACCCCGCCCTGCCGGCGAAAGCCGGCTGATCATCCGCGAGATGAGCATCGACGACTTCTCCGAGGTCTTCCATATCGGCGAGGAGGTCTTCACCGCCGAATTCTCCCCCAGCCTCTACCGTACCTGGGACGAATACGAGGTCACCACCCTGTTCAACTCGGACAGCGAGCTCTGCCTGGTGGCCGAGGCCGGCGACTCCATCGTCGGCTTCGCCCTCGGCACGACGGTGGAGAAGCATCACTCCCCCTGGAAATACGGCTACCTGGTCTGGCTGGGGGTGAAGAAGGGGCTGCAGAAGGCGCGCGTCGGGGAGCGGCTCTTCCGCGAGATCCGCCGGCGCATGCAGGAGCAGGGGGTGCGGATGATCATCATCGACACCGACGCCGACAACCTGGCGGCCATCCGCTTCTTTCAGAAGCAGGGGTTCGGCAATGTTCAGGAGCACGTCTACATGACCCTGAACCTCACCCGCCCGAAGCGCAAGGCGGCGGAGAAAGCGCCATGA
- a CDS encoding M20/M25/M40 family metallo-hydrolase: MSDRLERAWRTIDPQRLRTTLLDLLDIYSPSGKEEDVQLYLEERLTGAGFAVERQAVEEDRYNLRVTMGEAEPQLYLVGHVDTVAAWDLEVSGPREEGGIIHGLGSADMKGGCAAMLEAWLALAALPAHERPAAGLLLVVGEEENGDGSAAFLRQQRPPWVVIGEPTSLVACFAHYGYLEAGFVTRGRRIHSSLPELGHNAVESMLRVLLHLGRDPLFARESSGIVYSIREMSSARAGFVVPDRCESWIDLHLPPETDPGAVAEAIRRRATGATEYVPDLDLEVAFDFAARGYSLGTDNPLAARLREVYPKLGLPLHCDAFRSHSDGNLFFEAGVRPLILGPGALESAHTPDEQTTLAEVVAAARIYAALCLRRKDEG, encoded by the coding sequence ATGAGCGACCGGCTGGAACGGGCCTGGCGGACGATCGATCCGCAGCGGTTGCGCACCACCCTGCTCGACCTGCTCGACATCTATTCCCCTTCCGGCAAGGAAGAGGACGTTCAGCTCTACCTGGAGGAGCGCCTCACCGGCGCCGGTTTCGCCGTCGAGCGGCAGGCAGTGGAGGAGGATCGCTACAACCTGCGGGTGACCATGGGGGAGGCGGAGCCGCAGCTCTACCTGGTGGGGCATGTCGATACCGTCGCCGCCTGGGATCTGGAGGTCAGCGGGCCGCGCGAAGAGGGGGGGATCATCCACGGTCTGGGCAGCGCCGACATGAAGGGGGGGTGCGCCGCCATGCTCGAGGCCTGGCTCGCCCTGGCCGCGCTGCCGGCGCACGAACGACCGGCGGCGGGGCTGCTGCTGGTGGTGGGGGAGGAGGAGAACGGGGACGGCAGCGCCGCCTTCCTCAGGCAGCAGCGTCCGCCCTGGGTGGTGATCGGCGAGCCGACCTCCCTGGTCGCCTGCTTCGCCCACTACGGCTACCTGGAGGCGGGGTTCGTCACCCGCGGCCGGCGCATTCACTCCTCGCTGCCGGAACTCGGGCACAACGCCGTGGAGTCGATGCTGCGGGTGCTGCTCCATCTGGGGCGCGACCCGCTCTTCGCCCGGGAGTCTTCCGGCATCGTCTACTCGATCCGGGAGATGAGTTCGGCGCGGGCGGGGTTCGTCGTGCCCGACCGCTGCGAAAGCTGGATCGACCTGCATCTCCCCCCGGAAACGGACCCGGGCGCCGTCGCCGAAGCGATCCGCCGGCGGGCCACCGGCGCCACCGAATACGTTCCCGACCTGGATCTGGAGGTCGCCTTCGATTTCGCCGCCCGCGGCTACAGCCTGGGCACCGACAACCCCCTGGCAGCCCGGCTGCGGGAAGTCTACCCGAAGCTCGGCCTGCCGCTGCACTGCGACGCCTTCCGCTCCCACTCCGACGGCAACCTCTTCTTCGAGGCGGGAGTGCGGCCGCTCATCCTCGGCCCCGGCGCCCTGGAGAGCGCCCACACCCCCGACGAGCAGACCACCCTGGCCGAAGTGGTCGCCGCCGCCCGGATCTATGCGGCGCTTTGTCTAAGGAGGAAGGATGAGGGATGA